A stretch of DNA from Euzebyales bacterium:
GCGGTACGTCCGGTGGGCGGGACAGCGACCGCGTCCAGCACATCTTCCGCGACCGGTGGGCGCGATCGCCACGACATCCGGAGCACCAGATGACGACGAGCAACGAGGCCGCGCACGGGACCAACCCTGCGCGGCAGGCCCGTGCCACGGCATCGGTCGTGCACGGCCTGCAGGGCCTGCTCATGGGGACCGCGGACGTCATCCCCGGTGTCAGCGGCGGCACCGTGGCGTTGATCCTGGGTATCTACGAACGGCTGATCGACAGCATCCACGAGATCGCATCCTGCGTGGCGTCGCTGCTGCGTGGTGACCGCGCCTCCGCGAGGGCGAGCTGGCGTCGCGCCGACCTCGGGCTGGTCATCCCGCTGGCGGTCGGCATCGTGGTCGCACTGGGCATCGGCAGCGTCGTGCTGCCGCCGCTGATCGAGCACTACCCGGTCGTCACGTCGGCGGTCTTCTTCGGGCTGATCGCGGGCGCGCTGCCGATCCCGTGGCGCCGCATCGACGTCCGGCGGGGCCTGCACCTCTGGCTCGCGGTGGCCGGCGGGGTGGCCGCGTTCGTGCTGGCCGGCCTGGCACCCGCGACGGTCGAGGATCCGGCGCTGCCAGTCGTGTTCGGAGCGGCGACCGTCGCGATCTGCGCGATGATCCTGCCCGGTGTGAGCGGCGCCTACCTGCTGCTCATCATGGGCATGTACGAGCCGACGCTCGAGGCAGTCCGCGACCTCGACGTCGCCTACGTCGCGGTGTTCATCCTCGGTGCAGCCACCGGTCTGGGGCTGTTCTCCAAGCTGCTCGCGTGGCTGCTCGACGTGCACCAGGACGCGACGATGGCGGTGCTGGTCGGGCTGATGGCCGGATCGCTGCGCCGCCTGTGGCCGTGGCAGGACGACGCCGGCGCGCTGCTCGGGCCGGGCGACGGCGGCGAGGTCGTGCTGGCACTCGTCTGCGTCGCCGTCGGGCTCGCCGCCGTCACGGCGCTGACCGTCATCGGCGACCGCAACGCGTCGACCGACGACACGGCGGTGTGAGGACACCAGTCACCGTTGTGCTGGTGACGTGCCCAGATGATGTGCCACGAAGTC
This window harbors:
- a CDS encoding DUF368 domain-containing protein — encoded protein: MTTSNEAAHGTNPARQARATASVVHGLQGLLMGTADVIPGVSGGTVALILGIYERLIDSIHEIASCVASLLRGDRASARASWRRADLGLVIPLAVGIVVALGIGSVVLPPLIEHYPVVTSAVFFGLIAGALPIPWRRIDVRRGLHLWLAVAGGVAAFVLAGLAPATVEDPALPVVFGAATVAICAMILPGVSGAYLLLIMGMYEPTLEAVRDLDVAYVAVFILGAATGLGLFSKLLAWLLDVHQDATMAVLVGLMAGSLRRLWPWQDDAGALLGPGDGGEVVLALVCVAVGLAAVTALTVIGDRNASTDDTAV